Proteins encoded in a region of the Onychostoma macrolepis isolate SWU-2019 chromosome 20, ASM1243209v1, whole genome shotgun sequence genome:
- the LOC131526838 gene encoding uncharacterized protein LOC131526838 isoform X1 — protein sequence MPRSVRITFSLLQSVICCLYHSGLTIMSASISVLGVAVLLLHLWGTHSFPTSACPVPCLCQRGPLLNCSSLDLTEIPTRIPPTAVSLNISNNALRSLAPLSFGHVKLKGLLHLWVGSNALESLSLILKKDRSGTRTLSSGGQECMSWAPDLQLLSAERNHLKHLPKGLGCINSLQILQLSYNQISKIGLTDLDNCIHLKELHLQHNSIISIHPQAFIDLKQLQVLDLSYNLLVTIPVPTYQSLRNLNALVSVSFNRWTCDCNLQTLRRWISFDTEMGDASWQVVCASPPHHAGKDLLHLKDSELTCPTHESSTSGHYHNMIVDEGMQISISCSNDSQDIMQVHWWTPHGQVRDNQPKLLIKDITEQQAGLYVCISGLRGEHISVFDLHVYKKGSGARPRREAATILDEEENKNTPRNEPVVRQTRSQTDFVLAVCLSVIITFIVAFILGVLLRPLLDKLWRRIRSKRQSTPPPPPTTTSSTGPQPYVNEGYCDVEDQEREVRVGSRVTFGGITEVEDQVPYYVTVENDQADGSSESNTEVEALYETIEKDKSSITGGKQQALEMEIHRGRADSSSSSSLQEGEVNALVINGKKLPTCSTEDTEFEPIPDADDIKQLKRRGSSSTSSQSSQEGNFSKQTEQSVDPPAVTIPANKNTTGSIPGFSTEPFSEWSNRLTEQNVDHLDPELWNDSGESFSFTDGSERSSIRDLSSSALGHPLKDDDTWRQSKVGSPSDKINLDSKVLDFDKPFGKELPVDDVKQFELSDIENSSNSSESEGGPNNYVVNPELMDESDTENYANLVTLNRYEDVTLNERMPSAGILIRQENITLEPSDIHLTLTHEDGVDESMHIYDSPRKSEDDKFGICVDVGLDTVPKVKRYVEFKQFKPHFGPPTLPSFSPTSTKKNNTLSDIEVKSEANTDAFSGDNKCLTQIEVSPDRIQKVKRYIHFKQAEPHSPTLSSSPSFTKKDDMLEAKSYSSSSDDDAELTTKGDNFDVSSDGVSKVKRYILFKQIESSSPTLSVSRPKLETTTEETIKSLQPSTTSKDTSQNVKKYVYINQNKQHSSSLPSSPTSTMKGLSGKKSKHKKQDQSYYGSHDSLPLYHVHPVYRSSINRLNRGYDTDRSSSSEDDDQFLEYPTKLQITEAPGMNRGPITPDKNTNKFLNIDFDNSSSSTDVFDKKQPKGLMRLRVLSARLFKRHEHEPDEGNLQSQIQTKSKTKVTTYEDSLFGKGLSLAHLPKVKRYLQFTHSDSYPQVQLPSPPPTTGVVMPEFIVTTESRRSSFSSEDDVKQTTEDKNFVGQVDASYDGLPKVKRYIQFSSTEPCSTTLPLNKQSISPELVAQPESRRSSTSSDDDDIKLTTNEDCFFRKIGVSVDTMPNVKRYIQFSQPKPYSPTLTSSPISTKRPEAVVETSSSTSVMLDDKSDATENNFWGQINLDAVSKVKRYVQFTQSKHHSPTVPSVSSSTKVTIDMAVKPEATTDRSSGDQGYLTQIQVSPENIQKVKRYIHFKQSEPHSPTLPSPPSLTMKDAIQETRRYSSSSDDDQLTTKEDNFFRKIGVSSDGVSKVKRFITFKQSEPSSPTLSISSPTATTEAVKSMLTSTSKDDVRSQNDRDNFFAKTDVSFDGVPKVKQYLKFKETELPPQHIQSTSSSSTSGVVKQGKVETEFFGEMGISLDRIPQVKRYIQFKQPVSHLPIVSPTTSDTLQVTTEVKTKSEAKRSSTSSEDDVKQTADVSGQTGTSLDRVPRVKRYIQFTHPEIQSQAQTTERVNVTIVAKETRRWSTSSEEDVKPTTKKENITEETSEYLAKIPKVKRYIKFTQSEPYSSNLSQFRPLTMEKSRKGTETELKQPATRESTSSEDDVQEDDGFGKIGVSLNGVPQVKRYIQFTHPESQSPAQSTSAVSAQRLGILGVVQDTGRSSTSSEEDVTLTAKEDNVFGHTGASLDKIPKIKRYIQFTKHESEPLVQTTTALSVNRLGISGVVQETRKSSTSSDDDAFKQRGESFDKIPKVKRYIKFTQSEPSQVLAPYLLPSTVKSVKVTETGSSTLISPKENVKEDSVVGQTEAHLDRISRVKRYIQFTHRSPEQSTTSLPAERVGISEVILETRRSSTSSEDDVTSKEDYFGGHTGAHLDKIPKVKRYIHFAHPESQSSAQTTTSLSAERVNVSVEAKETKRPSSSSEDDKPSTNDGNIIGETGEFLDKIPKVKRYIEFTQCEPYSSAQSKLPSSGVAKSIKMIATELRGSSTSVEDYVQPSTNENKKASQTQITSSENLPRVKRYIQFTPIESQYPARASTAVLAERVGISRVGQETKISSTSAVKPSANIIGKTDRNFFQETGVSLDNFPKVKRYIAFTKSEPSSSTKLMKRDLTPTTNTYFETTWSSLSSEVSPPASMKKGSALIIKTQSESRTSEFTSKDNIMKGQLMGSSVGQTGLKSKLKKSRSSSSDEHSVGHEVVDVDVLAPQDEPPAVPQTSPPPLEQEESREYLRENSEIRQRQERRRIQQQRRREMDEFNIASLPSIQQGGEQQDRSPADYGEITEHTYSSVSTRNTLTSSHAEGAEVPVLQGLKTKSTSTLGSKSTPKYREYLI from the exons ATGCCACGTTCCGTCAGGATAACTTTTTCACTTCTCCAATCTGTTATTTGTTGTTTATATCATTCAGGGCTGACTATAATGTCAGCGTCCATCTCAGTGCTTGGTGTGGCAGTGTTGCTCCTCCACCTCTGGGGGACACATTCTTTCCCCACTTCTGCCTGTCCTGTTCCCTGCCTGTGCCAGCGTGGTCCTCTGCTGAACTGCTCTTCTTTGGATCTGACTGAGATTCCCACACGTATACCACCAACTGCGGTTTCCTTGAACATATCCAATAATGCCCTGCGTTCTCTGGCTCCACTCAGCTTTGGTCATGTAAAATTGAAGGGACTTCTGCACCTTTGGGTGGGAAGTAATGCTCTGGAGAGCCTGTCTCTGATTTTGAAGAAGGATCGATCAGGCACTAGGACCCTGTCAAGCGGAGGACAGGAATGCATGTCCTGGGCACCTGACCTTCAATTGCTGTCTGCTGAAAGAAACCATCTAAAACATCTACCAAAGG GGCTGGGCTGCATCAATTCTCTGCAGATTCTTCAGCTGTCTTATAACCAGATATCTAAGATAGGTCTTACTGACCTGGACaactgcattcatttgaaagaGCTTCATCTCCAGCATAACAGCATCATAAGCATTCACCCACAAGCTTTTATAGACCTAAAACAGCTGCAG GTCCTTGATCTGAGCTATAACCTGCTGGTCACCATTCCTGTTCCTACTTACCAGTCCCTGCGAAACCTGAATGCCTTGGTCAGTGTCTCCTTCAACAGGTGGACGTGTGACTGCAACTTGCAGACTTTGAGAAGATGGATTAGCTTTGATACTGAAATGGGTGATGCTTCCTGGCAAGTGGTATGTGCCTCTCCACCACATCATGCTGGAAAAGATCTGCTTCACCTGAAGGATTCAGAGCTTACCTGTCCAACACATGAATCCAGCACCTCCGGTCACTATCATAACATGATTGTGGACGAGGGGATGCAAATATCAATTTCTTGCAGCAATGATAGTCAAG ATATCATGCAGGTTCATTGGTGGACTCCACATGGCCAAGTCAGAGATAACCAACCAAAACTTCTAATTAAGGACATAACAGAGCAGCAAGCAGGACTTTATGTATGCATTTCAGGTCTCCGAGGGGAGCACATATCAGTATTTGATCTACATGTCTATAAAAAAGGCAGTGGAGCAAGACCACGTAGGGAAGCAGCAACCATCTTGGATgaggaagaaaataaaaacacaccaAGGAATGAACCTGTTGTACGGCAAACAAGGAGCCAGACAGATTTTGTCCTTGCCGTCTGCCTCTCTGTCATCATTACATTTATTGTAGCCTTTATCCTTGGTGTTCTTTTGAGACCACTCTTAGACAAATTATGGAGGAGAATACGATCCAAGAGACAATctacaccaccaccaccaccaacaACAACCTCCTCCACTGGGCCCCAGCCGTATGTGAATGAAGGGTACTGTGATGTAGAAGACCAAGAACGAGAAGTAAGAGTGGGTTCAAGAGTTACATTTGGTGGAATCACAGAGGTGGAAGATCAAGTGCCTTACTATGTTACAGTAGAGAATGATCAAGCAGATGGCTCCTCTGAGAGCAACACAGAAGTCGAGGCTCTTTATGAGACCATTGAAAAAGATAAATCCTCAATAACTGGTGGGAAACAGCAGGCTCTTGAGATGGAGATTCACAGAGGAAGAGCAGACAGCAGTAGTAGCAGTTCACTACAGGAAGGGGAAGTAAATGCTTTAGTCATAAATGGTAAGAAACTGCCAACCTGCTCAACCGAAGATACGGAATTTGAGCCAATTCCAGATGCAGATGATATCAAGCAGTTAAAGAGAAGGGGCAGTTCTTCAACATCATCTCAGTCAAGTCAGGAAGGTAACTTCTCAAAACAAACTGAACAAAGTGTTGACCCTCCTGCTGTCACTATACCggcaaacaaaaacacaacaggtAGCATTCCAGGATTTAGTACAGAGCCGTTTTCAGAATGGTCAAACAGACTGACAGAACAGAATGTTGATCATTTGGACCCAGAGTTGTGGAATGACAGTGGAGAAAGCTTTTCTTTCACTGACGGCTCTGAAAGGTCAAGTATCCGAGATCTCTCCAGCTCTGCTTTGGGACACCCACTGAAGGATGATGACACATGGAGGCAGAGCAAAGTAGGATCACCTTCAGACAAAATAAACCTTGATTCAAAGGTTCTTGATTTCGACAAACCTTTTGGTAAAGAACTTCCTGTTGATGATGTAAAGCAGTTTGAGCTCTCTGACATAGAAAACTCCTCTAATTCAAGTGAAAGTGAAGGTGGACCAAACAATTATGTTGTAAACCCAGAGTTAATGGATGAATCAGACACAGAGAACTATGCAAACTTGGTCACTTTAAATAGATATGAAGATGTCACCTTAAATGAAAGAATGCCTAGTGCTGGCATTCTTATAAGACAAGAGAATATCACTCTGGAGCCATCAGACATACATTTGACACTTACTCATGAAGACGGTGTTGATGAGAGTATGCATATTTATGACTCCCCAAGAAAGAGTGAAGATGACAAATTTGGGATATGTGTAGATGTGGGTCTTGATACAGTGCCAAAGGTTAAAAGGTATGTTGAATTTAAACAGTTCAAACCTCATTTTGGACCTCCAACTCTGCCATCATTTTCTCCTACATCAACAAAGAAGAACAACACCTTATCAGATATTGAGGTAAAATCTGAAGCTAACACTGATGCATTCTCTGGAGACAACAAATGCTTAACACAAATAGAGGTATCTCCTGATAGAATTCAAAAAGTGAAGAGATACATTCACTTCAAACAGGCTGAACCTCATTCCCCAACTCTGTCATCATCACCTTCCTTCACCAAAAAAGACGATATGCTGGAAGCAAAAAGTTATAGCTCATCCTCAGATGATGATGCTGAACTGACAACTAAAGGCGACAATTTTGATGTATCTTCTGATGgagtttcaaaagtaaaaagatacattttatttaaacagattgaatctTCTTCCCCAACTCTGTCAGTATCCAGACCTAAACTTGAGACCACAACTGAGGAAACAATCAAATCTTTGCAGCCAAGCACCACATCTAAAGATACAagtcaaaatgtgaaaaaatatgTGTATATTAATCAGAATAAACAGCATTCCTCATCTCTGCCATCATCACCTACTTCTACCATGAAAGGTTTATCAGGAAAAAAGTCTAAACACAAAAAACAAGATCAatcatactatggaagtcatgATAGCCTGCCACTATACCATGTCCATCCTGTCTATAGGTCAAGTATAAACAGACTGAATAGAGGCTATGATACTGACAGATCGTCTTCCAGTGAAGATGATGATCAATTTTTGGAGTACCCAACAAAATTACAGATTACAGAAGCACCTGGGATGAACAGAGGACCCATCACACCAGATAAGAACACGAACAAATTCCTCAACATTGACTTTGATAACTCCTCCAGCAGCACAGATGTATTTGACAAGAAACAGCCTAAAGGTCTAATGAGATTAAGAGTATTAAGTGCACGACTGTTCAAGAGACATGAACATGAACCAGATGAGGGGAATCTTCAATCACAAATTCAAACTAAGTCAAAAACTAAGGTGACCACTTATGAAGACAGTCTCTTTGGAAAAGGTTTATCCCTTGCTCATTTACCAAAAGTGAAGAGATACCTTCAGTTTACACACTCTGATTCCTATCCTCAAGTCCAATTACCATCTCCTCCACCAACCACTGGGGTAGTCATGCCTGAATTTATAGTGACAACTGAGTCCAGGAGATCTAGTTTCTCCTCTGAGGATGATGTGAAACAAACCACTGAAGATAAAAATTTTGTTGGACAAGTTGATGCATCTTATGACGGCCTTCCAAAAGTAAAAAGATATATTCAATTCTCAAGCACTGAACCTTGTTCGACAACACTGCCCTTGAACAAGCAAAGTATATCACCTGAACTAGTGGCACAACCTGAATCAAGGAGATCAAGTACGTCatcagatgatgatgatatcaAACTTACAACCAATGAAGACTGTTTCTTTAGGAAGATAGGTGTATCTGTCGATACAATGCCGAATGTTAAAAGATACATTCAATTCAGTCAGCCAAAACCTTACTCTCCAACTCTAACATCTTCACCTATTTCAACCAAGAGGCCTGAGGCAGTAGTGGAGACAAGTTCTAGCACATCTGTCATGTTGGATGACAAATCTGATGCTACAGAAAACAATTTTTGGGGGCAAATAAATCTCGATGCAGTATCAAAGGTTAAGCGATATGTTCAATTTACACAGTCCAAACATCATTCTCCAACTGTGCCATCAGTTTCATCCTCTACAAAAGTCACTATTGATATGGCAGTGAAACCTGAAGCTACAACTGACAGATCCTCTGGAGACCAGGGTTATTTAACGCAAATACAGGTATCTCctgaaaatattcaaaaagtgaaaagatACATTCACTTCAAGCAGTCTGAACCTCATTCCCCAACTCTGCCATCACCACCTTCCTTAACTATGAAAGATGCTATACAGGAAACAAGGAGATATAGCTCATCATCAGATGATGATCAACTGACAACCAAGGAAGACAATTTCTTCAGGAAAATAGGTGTATCTTCTGATggagtatcaaaagtaaaaagattCATCACATTTAAACAGTCTGAACCTTCTTCCCCAACACTATCAATATCCAGTCCTACTGCCACAACTGAGGCGGTAAAGTCTATGCTCACCAGCACCTCTAAAGATGATGTTAGATCTCAGAATGACAGGGATAATTTCTTTGCTAAAACAGACGTATCTTTCGATGGAGTGCCGAAAGTAAAGCAATATCTTAAGTTTAAGGAGACTGAACTTCCTCCACAACACATTCAGTCAACATCTTCATCTTCAACCTCAGGAGTAGTTAAACAAGGGAAAGTGGAAACTGAATTCTTTGGAGAAATGGGTATTTCTCTTGATAGAATACCACAAGTAAAGAGATATATTCAATTTAAACAGCCTGTATCTCATCTTCCAATAGTGTCACCCACCACTTCAGATACACTGCAAGTCACAACTGAGGTGAAAACCAAATCTGAAGCAAAGAGATCGAGCACTTCTTCTGAGGATGATGTCAAACAAACAGCCGATGTCTCTGGACAAACAGGAACATCTCTTGATAGAGTGCCAAGAGTTAAAAGATACATTCAATTCACACATCCTGAAATTCAATCTCAAGCTCAGACAACTGAAAGAGTCAATGTAACCATTGTCGCTAAAGAAACAAGGAGATGGAGCACTTCATCTGAGGAAGATGTTAAACCAACTACTAAAAAAGAGAATATCACTGAAGAAACGAGTGAATATCTTGCCAAAATCCCAAAAGTAAAGAGGTACATTAAGTTCACACAATCTGAACCATACTCCTCAAATCTGTCACAATTTCGTCCTTTAACCATGGAAAAATCCAGGAAGGGGACGGAAACTGAATTGAAACAACCAGCCACTAGGGAGAGCACTTCATCTGAGGATGATGTTCAGGAAGACGATGGCTTTGGGAAAATAGGAGTGTCTCTTAACGGAGTACCACAAGTTAAGAGATACATTCAATTCACACATCCTGAAAGTCAATCCCCTGCTCAGTCAACATCTGCTGTCTCAGCtcaaagacttggaatattaggGGTAGTTCAAGACACAGGGAGATCAAGCACTTCATCTGAGGAAGATGTCACACTAACTGCTAAGGAAGACAATGTCTTTGGACATACTGGAGCATCTCTCGACAAAATTCCAAAGATTAAGAGATATATTCAATTCACAAAGCATGAAAGTGAACCTCTTGTTCAGACAACAACTGCTCTCTCAGTTAATAGACTTGGAATATCTGGGGTCGTTCAAGAGACAAGGAAATCAAGTACTTCATCTGATGATGATGCGTTTAAACAAAGAGGTGAATCTTTTGACAAAATCCCAAAAGTGAAGAGGTACATTAAGTTCACACAATCTGAACCTTCACAGGTTCTTGCACCATATCTTCTTCCAAGCACTGTAAAGTCTGTAAAGGTGACAGAAACAGGATCTAGTACTCTAATATCTCCTAAGGAGAATGTTAAGGAAGACAGTGTTGTTGGGCAAACAGAAGCACATCTTGACAGAATATCAAGAGTTAAGAGatacattcagttcacacatcGATCCCCTGAGCAGTCAACAACTTCTCTACCAGCTGAAAGAGTTGGAATATCTGAGGTCATTTTAGAAACTCGAAGATCAAGCACTTCATCTGAGGATGACGTCACCTCTAAGGAAGACTATTTTGGTGGACATACTGGAGCACATCTTGATAAAATACCAAAAGTTAAGCGATACATTCATTTCGCACATCCTGAAAGTCAATCTTCAGCTCAGACAACAACTTCTCTCTCAGCTGAAAGAGTCAACGTATCTGTTGAAGCTAAAGAGACAAAGAGACCAAGCTCTTCATCTGAAGATGATAAACCATCTACTAATGATGGCAATATCATTGGAGAAACAGGTGAATTTCTTGACAAAATCCCTAAAGTAAAGAGGTACATTGAATTCACACAATGTGAACCTTATTCCTCTGCACAGTCAAAACTTCCGTCTTCAGGTGTTGCTAAATCCATAAAGATGATAGCAACAGAATTAAGGGGATCCAGCACTTCAGTTGAAGATTATGTACAACCATCtactaatgaaaataaaaaagcatcACAGACACAGATCACTTCATCTGAAAATCTACCGAGAGTTAAGAGATACATTCAATTCACACCTATTGAAAGTCAATATCCTGCTCGGGCATCAACTGCTGTCTTAGCTGAAAGAGTTGGAATATCAAGGGTAGGTCAAGAAACAAAGATATCGAGCACTTCAGCTGTTAAACCATCTGCTAATATCATtggaaaaacagacagaaatttCTTTCAAGAAACTGGTGTATCTCTTGATAACTTCCCAAAGGTAAAGAGGTACATTGCATTCACAAAGAGTGAACCATCATCTTCAACCAAATTAATGAAAAGAGATTTAACACCTACTACAAATACCTACTTTGAAACCACATGGTCCAGTTTATCATCTGAAGTGTCACCTCCTGCCTCAATGAAAAAAGGTTCTGCATTAATAATAAAGACCCAGTCAGAATCAAGGACCTCTGAGTTTACTTCCAAGGACAATATTATGAAAGGACAGCTTATGGGCAGTTCAGTAGGACAGACTGGCCTGAAGTCAAAGTTAAAGAAGTCAAGATCCTCATCCAGTGACGAACACTCTGTAGGACATGAGGTTGTGGATGTGGATGTACTAGCACCACAAGATGAGCCACCAGCAGTTCCACAGACATCGCCACCTCCCCTAGAACAGGAGGAATCCAGAGAGTATCTCAGAGAAAATTCTGAAATCCGTCAAAGGCAAGAACGCAGAAGAATACAGCAGCAAAGGAGAAGGGAAATGGATGAGTTCAACATTGCATCCCTACCCTCCATTCAACAAGGCGGCGAACAGCAGGACAGATCACCAGCAGATTATGGAGAGATAACAGAACATACTTACAGCAGTGTTTCTACAAGGAACACACTAACTTCAAGTCATGCAGAAGGAGCCGAAGTCCCAGTTTTACAGGGCCTTAAAACTAAGAGTACATCAACACTTGGTTCCAAGTCAACTCCAAAGTATAGGgaatatttaatttag